A window of Chitinophagales bacterium contains these coding sequences:
- a CDS encoding DinB family protein has protein sequence MTKQYFIEIASYNIWANDIVIGWLEKISEEQWNQPIVSSFGNIGATVLHIAGAEKVWLDRFEKVESPVWLPNVYKGGKEELIGIWKKASADLKNRMETFDEKMLAETLRLKRLNGEWNEVPYFAAFAHIFNHSTFHRGQIVTMLRQAGFTGVSSTDMLGYFRKS, from the coding sequence ATGACCAAACAATATTTCATCGAAATCGCATCCTACAACATCTGGGCGAATGATATCGTCATCGGGTGGTTGGAGAAGATTTCGGAGGAGCAATGGAACCAACCCATTGTCAGCAGTTTTGGGAATATCGGGGCAACCGTATTGCATATTGCAGGGGCGGAGAAAGTGTGGTTAGACCGGTTTGAGAAAGTGGAATCACCTGTCTGGCTCCCGAATGTGTACAAAGGAGGAAAGGAAGAACTGATTGGAATATGGAAAAAAGCATCTGCCGATCTGAAGAACCGCATGGAAACTTTTGATGAAAAGATGTTAGCCGAGACCTTGCGTTTAAAAAGGTTGAATGGGGAATGGAATGAGGTACCCTATTTCGCAGCCTTCGCGCATATTTTTAACCATTCCACTTTTCATCGCGGGCAGATCGTGACCATGCTCAGGCAGGCAGGATTTACCGGGGTGTCATCGACTGATATGTTGGGTTATTTTAGAAAATCATAA
- the ilvB gene encoding biosynthetic-type acetolactate synthase large subunit, giving the protein METLTQEKEKAAAITTEKISGSEAVMRALIAENVTTIFGYPGGAIMPIYDALYDHHDKLTHILVRHEQGAIHAAQGFARASGKVGTVFATSGPGATNLVTGLADAMIDSTPVVCITGQVFAHLLGTDAFQETDVINITTPVTKWNYQVTDACEIPGVLAKAYYIAGSGRPGPVLIDITKNAQLQAFDYEGYKKCDHIRSYRPKPIVRKQFVEEAARLINEAERPFVIFGQGVILGKAENEFKRFIEKAGIPAAWTIMGMGAIPTDHPLAMGMLGMHGNYGPNVLTNECDVLIAVGMRFDDRVTGRLDKYAKQAKVIHLDIDPAEIDKNVKSTVPVWGDCKETLPMLTEKITQKLYPQWVERFHTYRKKEEEKVIQPELHPSGDILSMGEVINQLNLLTGGNAIIVTDVGQHQMVACRYAKMNQSKSNITSGGLGTMGYALPAAIGAAYGDPSRTTVAIIGDGGFQMTIQELGTIMQFKPNVKIIILNNNFLGMVRQWQQLFHERRYSFVDIQSPDFVQVAKGFGIEGRSICKREDLNAALKTMLDHPQSYLLEVMVGKENNVFPMVPQGRGVAEIVLSKEEV; this is encoded by the coding sequence ATGGAAACGCTCACACAGGAAAAGGAAAAGGCTGCGGCCATCACCACAGAAAAGATAAGCGGTAGTGAAGCCGTGATGCGCGCCTTGATAGCGGAAAACGTCACCACGATATTTGGCTATCCCGGAGGCGCGATCATGCCGATCTATGATGCCTTGTACGATCATCATGATAAATTGACGCATATCCTGGTCAGACATGAACAAGGTGCTATCCACGCTGCCCAGGGATTTGCCCGTGCATCGGGGAAAGTGGGTACAGTGTTCGCCACCAGCGGACCTGGTGCCACCAATCTGGTTACAGGTCTTGCCGACGCCATGATTGACAGCACACCTGTGGTCTGTATCACCGGTCAGGTCTTTGCCCACCTGTTAGGTACCGATGCGTTTCAGGAAACGGATGTGATCAACATTACCACACCGGTGACAAAATGGAACTATCAGGTAACAGATGCCTGTGAGATACCGGGTGTTTTGGCCAAAGCCTATTATATCGCCGGCAGTGGACGGCCCGGGCCTGTATTGATCGATATTACCAAGAATGCACAACTACAGGCATTTGACTATGAAGGGTATAAGAAATGTGACCATATCCGCAGCTATCGTCCCAAGCCCATCGTTCGCAAACAATTTGTGGAAGAAGCCGCCCGCCTGATCAATGAAGCCGAAAGACCCTTCGTGATCTTTGGACAGGGTGTCATTCTGGGTAAAGCAGAAAATGAATTCAAACGATTCATTGAAAAGGCTGGTATACCTGCAGCCTGGACAATCATGGGTATGGGGGCCATTCCCACCGACCACCCATTGGCCATGGGAATGCTGGGTATGCATGGAAATTATGGTCCTAATGTACTCACGAATGAATGTGATGTGTTGATCGCGGTGGGCATGCGTTTTGATGACCGTGTGACCGGACGGTTAGACAAATATGCCAAACAAGCCAAAGTGATTCACCTGGATATTGACCCGGCTGAGATCGATAAGAATGTCAAATCCACCGTTCCGGTCTGGGGTGATTGTAAGGAAACCCTTCCCATGCTGACGGAGAAAATCACCCAGAAATTGTATCCCCAATGGGTGGAACGTTTTCATACGTACCGGAAAAAAGAAGAAGAAAAGGTCATTCAGCCTGAACTGCACCCCTCCGGAGATATTCTTAGCATGGGAGAGGTGATCAATCAACTCAACCTCCTCACGGGCGGCAACGCGATCATCGTAACAGATGTAGGCCAGCACCAGATGGTGGCCTGTCGCTATGCAAAAATGAACCAGAGCAAAAGCAATATCACCAGTGGGGGATTGGGTACCATGGGGTACGCGCTGCCTGCGGCGATCGGCGCTGCCTATGGCGATCCCAGTCGTACCACAGTGGCGATCATCGGAGATGGGGGTTTTCAAATGACCATTCAGGAGTTGGGTACCATCATGCAGTTTAAACCCAATGTAAAGATCATCATCCTCAATAATAATTTCCTGGGAATGGTGAGACAATGGCAGCAACTCTTTCACGAAAGACGCTACTCCTTTGTAGATATTCAAAGTCCGGATTTTGTACAAGTCGCCAAAGGTTTTGGAATCGAAGGACGATCGATCTGTAAACGTGAAGACCTTAACGCCGCGCTCAAAACCATGCTGGATCACCCGCAGAGTTATCTGCTGGAGGTTATGGTTGGAAAGGAAAATAATGTATTCCCGATGGTGCCACAGGGAAGAGGGGTGGCTGAGATTGTATTGTCGAAAGAGGAAGTGTAA
- the ilvN gene encoding acetolactate synthase small subunit, with protein sequence MTKQEYTITVYTENQVGLLNRIAIIFSRRKINVESLNTSPSEVDSVHRFTIVINETEEVVRKLCRQIEKQVEVLKAYYNTNDEIVWQELALYKVPTEVIAEEVKVERLLREHGAKAVVIRKDYTVFEVAGHREETDKLIKVLEPYGLIEFVRSARVAIIKASDGFHNKLKEFEYREPSEQIVENEYLDRNEEVFTM encoded by the coding sequence ATGACCAAACAAGAATACACCATCACCGTCTACACGGAAAACCAGGTCGGTCTGCTCAACCGCATCGCGATCATTTTTTCGCGCCGGAAGATCAATGTGGAAAGCCTGAACACCTCGCCCAGCGAAGTGGATTCCGTTCACCGTTTCACGATTGTTATTAATGAAACGGAAGAGGTAGTGCGCAAACTCTGCCGCCAGATCGAAAAGCAAGTGGAAGTGCTAAAAGCCTATTATAACACCAATGATGAGATCGTGTGGCAGGAACTGGCCTTATATAAAGTGCCCACCGAAGTGATCGCCGAAGAGGTGAAAGTGGAAAGACTCCTGCGCGAACATGGAGCGAAGGCCGTAGTGATCCGTAAAGATTATACGGTATTTGAAGTGGCTGGTCACCGCGAAGAGACCGACAAACTCATAAAAGTACTTGAGCCCTATGGCCTGATCGAATTTGTACGGAGTGCCAGAGTGGCTATTATTAAAGCCAGCGATGGCTTTCACAATAAACTCAAGGAATTTGAATACCGTGAGCCCAGTGAACAGATAGTGGAGAATGAGTATTTGGATAGAAATGAGGAGGTGTTTACGATGTAG
- the ilvC gene encoding ketol-acid reductoisomerase, with protein MAQLNFGGVLENVVTREEFPLAKAQEVLKNETVAVIGYGVQGPGQALNQRDNGINVIIGQRKNSKTWDKAIKDGFVPGETLFEIEEALQKGTIICYLLSDAAQIELWPTVKKYLTPGKALYFSHGFGVTFNEQTGIVPPKDVDVFLVAPKGSGTSLRRMFLQGRGLNSSYAIFQDATGNAWNRVIALGIAVGSGYLFETDFRKEVYSDLTGERGTLMGAIQGIFAAQYQVLRDKGHTPSEAFNETVEELTQSLMPLVAENGMDWMYANCSTTAQRGALDWWKKFRDATAPVFKELYESVASGKESQRSIDSNSQPDYREKLEQELKELRESEMWQAGKTVRSLRPENQPETVGVE; from the coding sequence ATGGCACAATTGAACTTCGGCGGCGTACTCGAAAATGTGGTCACCCGCGAAGAATTTCCCCTGGCAAAAGCACAGGAGGTATTAAAGAATGAAACAGTGGCAGTGATCGGCTATGGCGTACAAGGTCCCGGTCAGGCGCTTAATCAACGCGATAATGGCATTAATGTCATTATCGGCCAGAGAAAGAATTCAAAAACCTGGGATAAGGCCATTAAAGATGGTTTTGTTCCTGGTGAAACGCTTTTTGAGATCGAAGAGGCCCTGCAGAAAGGCACCATCATTTGTTATCTTCTCAGCGATGCGGCACAGATCGAACTCTGGCCAACAGTAAAAAAATATCTCACGCCTGGTAAAGCCTTGTATTTTTCCCATGGCTTTGGCGTCACCTTTAATGAGCAAACCGGTATTGTGCCTCCCAAAGATGTGGATGTATTCCTGGTAGCACCTAAAGGAAGCGGTACTTCCCTTCGCCGGATGTTCTTGCAGGGACGTGGATTGAATAGCAGTTATGCCATCTTTCAGGATGCAACCGGCAATGCCTGGAATCGTGTGATCGCCTTAGGCATCGCCGTTGGTAGTGGTTATCTTTTTGAAACGGATTTCAGAAAAGAAGTATATAGCGACCTGACCGGTGAAAGGGGTACGCTGATGGGAGCTATTCAGGGCATCTTCGCTGCACAATATCAGGTATTGCGCGATAAAGGACATACCCCCTCGGAGGCATTCAACGAAACTGTTGAAGAATTGACCCAGTCCCTGATGCCCCTGGTAGCAGAGAATGGAATGGATTGGATGTATGCCAACTGTTCTACCACCGCACAGCGCGGGGCGCTTGACTGGTGGAAGAAATTCCGGGACGCCACGGCACCTGTATTCAAAGAATTGTATGAAAGTGTAGCATCAGGAAAAGAATCCCAACGCTCGATTGATTCCAACTCTCAACCCGATTACCGCGAAAAGCTTGAGCAGGAACTCAAGGAGCTCCGCGAAAGCGAAATGTGGCAGGCAGGTAAAACTGTTCGGTCACTCCGTCCGGAGAATCAGCCGGAGACAGTGGGGGTGGAGTGA